The following coding sequences lie in one Lolium perenne isolate Kyuss_39 chromosome 2, Kyuss_2.0, whole genome shotgun sequence genomic window:
- the LOC127329430 gene encoding BTB/POZ and MATH domain-containing protein 2-like: MGTATWMHRAARSVQGSHVFEISGYSLHRDVLCAYANVPSAVFRVGGYQWQIAVYPGGIFEYYKDYLSVYVYLVSKNVVTRVRASVQLSLVDVTRSSPPHTMTTEIDCSSGCNSFCGIQQFKKRSELEGSPYLRDDRLTIECIITLDKESLIQSSVEVSLPPSDIIVHLQKLLQAKEGTDVIFEVQGEVFPAHRTVLAMRSPVFKAELYGPMREKDMSRITISDMQPAVFEILLHFIYTDSLSTPDDLGHDEHKETIMHLLVAADRYAMERLKMICEDILRSNINVKTVVTTLVLADQRRCSRLDDACIQFIASLSTVEMDDVMASRGYAELKETCPSAIVALWEKTYRFHNSKSSLNIGSSVALLL, encoded by the coding sequence ATGGGAACCGCGACGTGGATGCACCGCGCCGCCAGGTCGGTGCAGGGCTCCCACGTGTTCGAGATCTCAGGGTACAGCCTGCACCGGGACGTGCTCTGTGCTTACGCCAATGTACCATCGGCTGTCTTCCGCGTCGGCGGTTACCAATGGCAGATTGCAGTCTACCCTGGAGGAATCTTCGAGTATTACAAAGACTACCTGTCGGTCTATGTCTATCTAGTGAGCAAGAACGTCGTCACCAGGGTGAGGGCATCCGTTCAGTTAAGTCTGGTGGACGTCACCAGATCTTCGCCGCCGCATACGATGACAACGGAAATCGATTGCAGCTCCGGCTGCAATTCTTTTTGTGGCATTCAGCAGTTCAAGAAAAGGAGCGAGCTGGAGGGATCGCCTTACCTTCGTGACGACCGCCTCACCATTGAGTGCATCATCACTCTTGACAAGGAATCGCTGATCCAATCTTCTGTCGAAGTGTCACTGCCGCCATCCGATATCATAGTTCATCTTCAGAAACTGCTGCAGGCGAAAGAGGGCACCGACGTGATTTTCGAGGTTCAAGGAGAGGTTTTTCCTGCCCACAGAACGGTGCTCGCCATGCGGTCACCGGTCTTCAAAGCAGAGCTGTATGGCCCGATGAGAGAAAAGGACATGAGTCGCATTACCATCAGTGACATGCAACCCGCTGTCTTTGAGATCCTGCTCCACTTCATATACACTGATTCCCTGTCCACCCCGGATGATCTTGGTCACGATGAGCACAAAGAGACAATCATGCATCTGCTTGTCGCCGCGGATCGGTATGCCATGGAAAGGCTCAAGATGATATGTGAAGACATCCTCCGTAGCAACATTAATGTGAAGACCGTGGTGACCACACTGGTTTTGGCTGATCAGCGTCGTTGCAGCAGATTGGATGATGCTTGCATTCAGTTTATTGCGTCTTTGTCTACGGTGGAAATGGATGATGTGATGGCGAGCCGAGGGTACGCTGAGCTCAAAGAAACATGTCCTTCGGCCATAGTGGCACTGTGGGAAAAGACATATAGGTTTCACAATTCAAAGTCTTCGTTAAACATTGGTAGTTCAGTTGCATTACTTCTTTAG